AGAAAATTACCTGATAGaaaggggggtctgggggttctcccccggaaagatttcgaaatttgtagtttaaaaacgccattttgggctttctttgctgatgttaaggtaaaaaaggtacagggggtctcggtggaaatttatagaaattgaagccttaaaaatgcaattataggccatatttattgactttagggtcagagactgtcccagatcgattcttaaaaaaaaaaaaaaaaaaaagtcaaaatcaatttcctgcaaattctcgaaattgaagtttcaaaaacggaattttagacaaactttgaagattttaccgGAAGGAAGGGAGAtccctcgaaaatttttgaaaattatggtcctaaaaacttaggaatatttcatattcaggagccattccacttgaactttctgttaatgaagtttaaaaagcctaattgcttatgatataaaagaaaggcgatatggggacccttgcccgaatattttctgaaattcaatccttaaaaatgcgattgttttgccatattttgtaatattacgctcggtaatttttgaaattcaagctaaaaaaacgcaattttaagcgatttttgacgTTGTTGAGCATTTGggagctttaagctggaaatatcgcgaagtttaagatctggaaacaaaatttcagttgctccataatgctttcggtgtgtgtgtgtgtggagggggaagAGTTCGGAGGAGCAccattttggatattttcttacttttagatgaacttaggaaacaaaagaaaaaagaaaagaactgaaaagaagagaaaaaagaaaggggggggggtatagagttagctgatcaattaGCTGTtgccaatgaatatttttaattcaggccccgacagaattgggccaAACATTTGCTAAGGCTGACTCTGTGCAGTCTCtcctgcacgcactattttgattacttttgcgtcTGTTATATTTAATGAGAGCTTCAATCGaaaacatggaaatatcttaaaacttctgagaattttgcgaggccctatctgcgcgaggccgtcggcagttgccgacgtcggcgacgcctagcgccgccactggtcAGGTTCTACtaagaactaaagtgaaaatcatgggatatacactTGGGGTGGGGGATTGCGGTCTTGTCCCCGGGCTcttggttttaacgtagatttagattgccaataattttaatacggtagtttatatgtatgtaaagatggttatgaccaaactcccctcccctctccacagAAAGCAAGTTCTGGCCGCGCTTGTGCTTTATGGTATATGTGTGACCTGGCCTATGCTACATATTAACatgcctttaataataatattccactgacTCACAACGTTTGcaagtaagaacaatttatttatcagcttccaagatttaaagtgaaaacggagaaatgtattgggaaaagcaGTAAGATGTGCGTATTATTTTTCgtaagtaaatatgttcaactagagtttaaccGAAGCGATTACCTTCAAAAGGTTGATTTGGTTCCTCCAAGGGGCAAtgaacattcaaaacaaaaatttaaatgatagttataataataaacataagtaataaacataaatcattattttttcaatttttaaattctaatgatttgtgcttattaataaaaataaacatcataaatcataagaatttaaaaattgaaacaaaacagcaAACATTAAAAGTGAAAACGTATGCAAAATCGATGGTCCAGAGTTTAgacaaaaaatcatgagtttaaaaaataaatgaattaagttcaggagggccatgcacatcctcatatcttggacaagcatacgaatagtactcagggcaggttctggataccggaacaaaccattctctctcttctttttttttttcttcaagtttaaactgccaaagttttttattcttccaaatcctaaattttataccaaaaaaaaaaaaaaaaggaaaaaaaaaaagaaaaatgttctgctgtctttgaaaattacattaataatcttagtttattatctcccttcaaaaattaattactcttgaaaaaaacataagaaatgtgtgtaacaataaaaggataaaattggtacagtatttaggttttaaattaaaattaagtacagtaaaagctgtgaagttgaccacccttgtaagttgacctcttttgtcaggaacggaattcgTCCTATCTTATATactgaaggaaaacctctgtaacttgaccacctgtctatcttgacaactaatgtacgccaaatttgatttggagtattgtaaaaaaccctttgcaacttggtttattttttaaaactttcttcagtaaattattttatattcttatttattaatttattattattgtattattactagtattactattattgtattattgatagctttccaagaatgtttttaatgctttgatgacggactagcattttacaaactaaacagcagcataaagcttatgctgctctttattctccaaacttgtttttcatttgttgttctatttgagatagttttttttatactttgttcaataaaaataggtgtcagtagaaaagtacaaagtgttttctttcagttgcaataggttgtggcaataCTGAAATTGTGCTAAGgcccggatctgtacattttgggccctctgcaacaaaatgggtagggcatctccctagtggccagcagtgtctttttgtaaagttaataagtagttttttttaaataactacttaatgctagtttttttcttttttcttcaatttctagggcagTTATCCCCATTGAGGAAGTAAGCaccccgcactgcgggtacgcagatatggACTTGCTAAAGAGCCCTTCTGGCTTATTTCGGGTGCAAGtgattaagatataggacattttaattttgcctttatgaactgagagagtcgagcttgttgctctttgtgctataagtgttacataaaaaggcttcaaaaagaaagttagttgaacttgaaattaataaaaagtatgaaatattaaaatgaattgaaaaaggagaaagtcagagaaaattatctggcacatatggaatttctaaaactacggtgtctaatatagtttaaaaaatggaaaaagtaacaaaactatttgaatagtatttttaattatggttttactttcaataatgttaaacaacgaaagttagttgaacagaaagagtaataagggtgaattcctcgaaaaatgaatacacggtgcgaaaaatgacaaaaaatatttaaagaatcatTACTGCTCTTTATGAGTTGACCACCTGTAAGTtaaccaccaaagtactgcaccgcgagtggtcaacttacacagatttcactgtatgcaaaaaaaaaaaaaaaaacaacctaatATCGAATCTAAATtgctctaaaatttgctttttccaAGGAAAAAGGTAAGGGGGGCGACGTatgaaaaaatgttggaaatcaatgttttaaatatttatactgtttgtacttttgtgaattttatctttgctaaacgaaaatagatgaattggacggtgttatacaaaaatgagttatcgaacaaaaattttcaaaaaaataatgagttattcacataggttggcagataaactgatacactacggggatacaaagacGATTTAAGCCAAATTCTAAATTAATATGCCATCTATGAAGTTCAGCTTAGAagtaaatttacttaaaagtactGCTTGGTAGAAGATGGGGCAGTTTCAAGCAGGGGCGGGGTAAaccatttttgtgtaacaccgtcaatttgttataattataaccgatagttcaagttcttattatttaaagtgctgatgacaaaaaaataaaataaaaataaataaaaataaaaaaacacatgatgattaaaaatattaaacttacctaaaaaagattcttgtcacctttggatttaaaacacatccaatcccattgagcagtcaacacagtgtataacaaatgactcgtttttttCCTCGGAAACGAAATTGAGAAgatctcaaaattatctaattggttgagaaagtcatggatctatctattgcaaagtgctgggaaacaacaaaaaaacgaaggatgaaaaagaaaaaaaaaagctttttagcagacgttttgctcctatacattctattcttaggatggcTCCTATCTCTTATTTCATTAGGACaaaaaggttcaatgtaatcttttcccagacagtctcagatcgtctcagatggccacaaaaaagatccccacccccaataaaactccttaccagaattccaggaaacatcaattccgaacagatacgagagacactcatggaccctgaaggcttcgcttcagacgaagaccacccaacaaagacattgtttcgttttccctacgtaacaagaCACAGTAATAGTTAGGCAAGAACAGAGTAACGTCCTGAGAGTGATCGTTGGAAAAGGAGCGGCTGTCCTCCTctccctatccccccccccacccaaaaaagagcagttctggctgcagccctcgacacaagaacggccggcctagctaagaactttcttttttaaataaaattgaggaaaacggtacgtacacattgaatgcacagaaaacggcccgagttaaggacggcccatgtggaattttccacatctcacacgtggccagtccgcccctggtacACAGTAATAAACTAATTGCTAAAATTTACAGCGTGTTCCCAGCTACTTACGATAAAGGgtgatcaaaaaacctttttggttTCTTAAATTTATTGTTAGCCTCCTAAATGCGTGGGTGATATACTTTTCGTTGAAATTTATGTGTGAACTTTTACAAAAGAGGCGACTTTTTCTTTGCTTGGTTTTCTTCTTTAGCAAGGAATTTATTTTCGATTGCATTGAAATGAACAACttttcccttccttttttttatagAGGACAGGGCGAGTAGCCAACAGACTGTTTGCTACTACAAGGCAGAAAGAAATGTAACGGGCAAGCTTCAGCCCGAAGATATCGATACGAGCTTATGCACCCACTTGATTGTAGGGTACGCTGAAGTACGCGAAGACTTTCTTCTCCCTCGTACTACCTACGATTTGGATTGCTTCAACAGGACGTCTGCTCTCAAGAAGAAGAACACCAAAATGAAAGCGATGCTGTCCATCGGAGACAAATCGAAAGGAGGATTCTCAAAAATGGTGACATCTAGTGAGAAAAGAGAGAGGTAAGTTAGATAGGActtggacagttttttttttttttttttttttgtccctgtATGTTATAACGTGTTGGTGATTAGTGATTACTCTTCGCAGTTTCAATTTCGTCTGCAACGAATAAACCTAAACTCTTTAAGATCGGCTCCGGAGGATTCATTTTGTCTTGCCTCAGCAAGTGATGCAAGTCTAGCCTACGCAGGAACATGTATTGATAGCTGCTAATGTTGGTTACTTGCGGGCACGTATTTTCCGCAAGAAATCGGAAGGGAGAGAAAATAATTATCATAGCTTAacatttccccttcctttttatGCAAGTTTCTGTAAACAAATGTCATTGTTCTTGGTTTTCGCAATGTTACATGCAATTTTTCATCGTTAGAAATGATATACAAAACAGGACAAATAAAGCACGAAATTCGCAAATAACTGCATATATGTGCTTTGGTGTTTCAAAGAACCTCGAAATGCATACACAATTATTTGCAATATTGCGTTTCATTAAAGTTAAAGTTCAGTGTTCTTATTTTCAGCGCaaaactatttatttactttctaTCTATTCCCGTTGTTTTAGAAAATCCCACATTAGTTTAAGCCACATTGTTGTTTTCCAACTATACCGTAATTTGGTATGAAGTCCGTCTTCCACAGTATACACATGATGGACCCGttcatagggtaggcaaccattcacagcacgacaacacattcacacaaaggaagcacaaggacaggagagagaaagtagaTCATCCATGTCCGAACCGGAACcaccccatcgcagtcagactcctctgaccactagacagggcGGGCAGCATGTTGAAGCCATCTAAAATGCAAAGTGAAATCAACACCTTATAAAACAtctaaaaaaatggcattttcatGTGCAATCGATCATTTATTAAGCGTGTTTTATCAAAACTCTTTGTCTATCTTTAATCCATTCAGCCGTCATTCAAAGATTAATCTTCATGAAAACTTCCaagaaaagaattataaagaTAGgaattaaactgttttaaaaatagtttttacttcattagtcaacaaaataatttaaagagtggtgaactttttcttatttttccagttttaaaataattgacttagtaagacttatttaattttgtattatttcaattttgataATACACCAGGAGTATAGTTTTACATTGAATTCCATTTTAGAAATTAACTTTGTAACCTTATATTAAGatattaaataattcttaaaattctAGACAAATTGTTCAATATATTTTCGTTTTTCCAGATTCATCTTCTCTTTACTGCATTTTCTGGATAAATATAACTTCGACGGAGTGGATTTTGACTGGGAATTTCCTGCGTGGAACGGAGGGAATAAACTCGAAAGGTTTCACTTTGTGCTTCTGCTAAAGGTAAACTCATTGCATTTCTCATTTCTCCTGAGGTAAAAAGAGAAAGATTCTCTCCCTAAAAGACTTTTAAGAGAAGCAGTCATAAATTTTCATGCTTTGAAGGGTTATGAAGTAGTTGTAAGTGAGACCGAGTGGTCACATTTGCTCGTGAGTAGCACAAGTATTTTGTTCATTAAACGTTGAATATTTTCCAACATTTaagagtacagtgaaacctgcgtaagttgaccacttgcgaggCACTACTTGAGTGTTCAGCTTAatcaggtggtcaacttatagaggttgatttaaaTATATAGGACGAattctgggcggtcattccaagctcctGATCTTgtgagatcgagattctcgctcacgtgattggttgtgacgtagaaatgtcgcaaagtagtattctaaccTAAAacgatcaacttacaagggtggtcaactttacaggttttactgtactagttTAGATAgttaaaaatgtcctaaaatagaGAAATGCTTTATGGTATTCATTGTTTCCCCTCAGGAACTGCGGTTTGTCCTTGAAAgggtgaaaaaaaagtttttagtaagCCTTGCTGTTGCTGCCCACGTTGGTATCATAGATACGTCTTACGATGTACCTGAAATAGCGAAGTAAGTAATGGTCGAAATTTGCTCTCTTTCTGATATTAGTATGTTCTTCCTAGAAATTTCGGCAGCATAGTTGCAAGAAGAAACTTCCGAATTATTTGACTCCCTAACTGTAGCTCCTTTCTGATAAGGGCAGTTGCTGTAATTCTTCAAGGATTTTTTACCGAAGACAATCCAAAATCATTGAAGCTTCTTTGGTAATACTCTACTCAAACCCACTGGACAAAGTTGCATAAAGTTAGGGACTCGTTCTTAATTTTGAAGTGCACCAAGTATGAACCTAATCTGCAATTGAAGACGAACAGACAAAATTCAGGGCCAAAAATGTCCCTAATTTCTTGTTTCTCATACTACTGTTTGTTTGATTACCATTGCTTttctgccagaaaaaaaaatcgatgcttcaagaaggagttgtcagaaTAAAACGAAATTTTGCACACGTAAGAGACAGCAGTGATgtaagaaagtgattacaaaacaaaagcaaaatgatcatttattgcaGCAAAAATCACAAATGAATGGAGGAATTAGTACCCAGCTAGACCACCTCTTGCGGACAAAAAGACGAGGTAATACTGGCGAGCTATGAAAGTCTCATACGATGTCCTACGTTACATTTTTATACAGTTACTGTAAACACAAATCTAATTCGATCAAACTCGAAGGCTGTCCAACTTACAATCCCAAGTAATCCCCGATATGCCCAATCTGTAATAAATCAGTGAATCAAGCAGGTCAGAGGAGATGATAATCTAGTGGAAGAGATCCCAAgtcacccttgctgtgtgtgacgaGTAGTGTcctgttgaaaaattgtttctggagGCCCTGCATGAGGCCCAACACATGTGGTTGAGCCATGTCACGAACGTACCGTTGGGTTGCCGTGTTGTTGTGAATCAATAGTAGGGATAACCGTTTATCGTACACTGTAGCAACCCATAACATCACCAAAGCTGTGGGTGCGATGTGTCGTGGAAAAGCAAAAGTGTTATTGAGGCGTTCATCATGGGGCCTCCACACACCATATCATTGCCCAAATTAAATCTTGATTCGCCGCAGAAGACAGTCTGGTTCCATTTGGTTGGAATCCATTGCCCTCGAAAGCGATACAACTACAAACGGAGCCAACAGGGCGAATTCTCTAATCGATCTTCGTTTTCAGCAGCACACCACATCTGCAGCTGGAGAGATGTTACGAGGTGCTGTCGCATACGAAAATCAGTCATCCCTAATATGGATCCGCAACACCATGAAAGTCCAGTGGTACGTTCGTGATATGCCTCAGTTACATGAACTCTGATCAAAGATCTCTCAGGAGCTATTTTTCAACAGGACAATACTCCGttacacacagcaagggtgtcacACAACTTCCTCAATGAGATTATCACCTTCCCTAACCTGCTTGATTCCCTAATTTGTCACAGATTTAGCATATCTGGTATAACTTGAAATCAGGTTCTTCGCCAAGGGGGTAGGGGGTGTAGCATCCCCTCTCCCAATTTTTCAGtaatggggccgccaatttcattgtTGTGATGAAAACTAAAGCAAAAGGAAAATTTTCGtggtcttaaaaaaataataatatgctaAAATTACTTAATATGGCAGTTTCTTAACTTCTCCTCTCCCTCCCGTGGGAGATCCAGCACCGGtgatttttccgaattgaagctCTAATACGAGTTAATGATGTTAAGGAATGGAATGAGGTTTAAATCTCCCCGCCCccctcccggaaaatttttggaattggagtttcaaaaaggcaattttagacgatcctTGGCGATGTTAGGAGGAGGCGTTTGGAAGTGTTCCTCGGgaatttcgcaaaatttaagtcttaaaagacGCAATGTAGACATCTCAGGTAGCTTTAGATTTTGTTCAGCTACTTTCCTCCGGTAGTTTTTCAAAACAGAAACttcaaaaagcacaattttagacgaccttcgatgatgttagagagagggtgtttcgaaacatttccctggaattattacgaaattgaagatctaaaacgcaattttttgaATACCCCTTTCAACGAAAAAGAATAGGTTTTAGGTACTCCTtggctaaatctctatattttagttgtctTTAGATAAAAATGCTAtggctgccccccccccttcccccaatgTGTAATCAGGTACGCAGTAAGAGGTCAGTTTAAAAATCAATCGCTCCCTCCTTGAAATATTTCTGGATCCGTTCTTGCTGATCACTAAGCTGTGTATGCCACTATTTAATTAATTCCATTCATATTCGCATTTTGCACTCAGTATCCCCAAATATTAACACTCAAAATTTTTAGTGCTGCTTTTATACTAATAATTAAAAGCGTCGTGGCCCCCCGTAGGAGGTTTGTAGTTCCCCTAAATTTCACTTCCACTCCGTGGCCCCTCTATATTTTAATGTGGCTCCGTTGAGAAAAATTAGTTTAGACTATAGAAATGCATTTAAATAACAAGTGAAACAAACACGAAAACCAGATAGCTCTTATCACACAAACGAAAGAACGATGAAATTTATCGAGAACtcgctttaaaaaaattagaataaagaTTTATAATGAACTTGATCATAAAAATATCCAAACAAAAAATATAGTGAGCAATCATTTAACTCTGAgctaaatcttaaaaaaaaggggggggggaggaggcaccTTTAcgtaattttaaatgaatataagGAGTAAATTAAGCCTTGAGTTGtgctcgggtttttttttttttttttttttaattacctccCTCTTCCGTTAAACGGGCATTTCGCTTAAAATATTAACTGTTGCAAAGGTGTGGGTTGAAATCCCTGGGCACAGTTACAATTTGTATACCATAGAAAATAAACATGTATATCGACTAGTTTTCTGATCAAACTAATGTGCTCTCCTCTTTCAGAGCTGTGGACTTCGTGAACCTCATGTCTTATGACTTCCAGATGTTCAGCAAGGAATACCCTTTCACAGCGCACCAAAGTCCTCTTTTCTCCAGAAACAGCGAAAGAAAGCACAATTATTTTAACAACGTGGTGAGTTTTTGAGATTATTGTCCTAATTATTGTGATATTGCGAgcatcaaaagaaattttaattgacGAACACTAACTACAGTTTACCCAGACATTTACCAATCAAACATTGAACTCATtctcctttttcaaaaatatttatccgaAGGGGTAAGTATGGCAATCATGATAAATAGACCCCTTTCCCGCTTTTATCGGGAGATTAACAGAAATGTTTGGGGAGGAAGAGAAAGGTGGGTATTTGTACTGATTTATTCCTGCAGAAGATATACTAATATTAGTACAATTGATTAGAGAACATCTTGGTTTTGCATAAAAAGTGGAGTTCAAGGTAGTACAGTAGAGTCCTGGTTATCCACCATAAACGAACCGTCGGATAATAGGGAGGTTTTACAGCAATAAAGAAATAGAAATGCTAAAATAAACTTAAGAATCAATATAATGATATTGATTCAAGATCAGGAAATGTAATTGGGAGAGTTGAGGATGAGGGGGAAAAGAACTAGTGGTCTTGATGATGTATCTCTCTTTTTTTAGGCCAAGTTTCGCCATCTCTGAAACCTCATAAAGCCGACAACCCTGACCTCTTGCTGCTCAACGTATGTAATAGTTATATCAAATTTTGAACCCCTTCTTTGTGAGCTGCTTTATGGAGATCAACAGTCTCAAATTCTGAAAGTCACTTTCCTGCTTCAACCAAAGATGCATAGTACTCACATCGAGAGATACGTTGCTatgaaggaaaaatattttcctggttTTCATCCAGTTTTCTTTCAACGATTCTTCCGTCCTTGCCCAACAGCTAATTCCATGACCTCGTAATCATTTGTACCATGATA
The window above is part of the Uloborus diversus isolate 005 unplaced genomic scaffold, Udiv.v.3.1 scaffold_1350, whole genome shotgun sequence genome. Proteins encoded here:
- the LOC129232738 gene encoding acidic mammalian chitinase-like, which codes for DRASSQQTVCYYKAERNVTGKLQPEDIDTSLCTHLIVGYAEVREDFLLPRTTYDLDCFNRTSALKKKNTKMKAMLSIGDKSKGGFSKMVTSSEKRERFIFSLLHFLDKYNFDGVDFDWEFPAWNGGNKLERFHFVLLLKELRFVLERVKKKFLVSLAVAAHVGIIDTSYDVPEIAKAVDFVNLMSYDFQMFSKEYPFTAHQSPLFSRNSERKHNYFNNVAWAASFWEARGMPRKKIMVGIPMHARTYHLENPKKHSLDAPATGPGLGKGKLSFSQVCYFLKHGAKQIFDLSTKVPFAYLGHHWIAFENEHSVSFKSQWVKEEGYGGIMIFNLNNDDWAGHCDNKTKFSLSRAATKMIS